The following proteins are encoded in a genomic region of Candidatus Nitrospira nitrificans:
- a CDS encoding sigma-70 family RNA polymerase sigma factor — protein sequence MSKTALPHERKSFAAQGVGREQLIKEFAHVIRAMAHRLAFRLPAYLDAEDLISVGTIGLMDAMDKYDPTREAKFKTYAEFRIRGAMLDEIRSMDWIPRSVHERIGLLQKTHTMLMSRLGRPPHDDEVATELKMSLEELDEFITRARGAVMISVDDLGLHEPDGHKVVKMLADTHTPDPLSSLVNERERELIAEAIHMLPEKERLVLTLYYYEELTMKEIGELLKVTESRVCQIHTKAIIQLKAYLHRPS from the coding sequence ATGAGCAAGACGGCCTTACCACACGAGCGGAAATCCTTTGCGGCCCAGGGAGTCGGACGCGAACAGCTGATCAAGGAGTTTGCCCATGTCATCCGGGCGATGGCCCATCGCTTGGCCTTCCGCCTTCCGGCATACCTCGACGCGGAGGATCTGATTTCGGTCGGCACGATCGGACTCATGGACGCCATGGACAAGTACGATCCCACGCGGGAAGCGAAGTTCAAGACGTATGCGGAGTTCAGAATCCGTGGCGCCATGCTCGATGAGATTCGGTCGATGGACTGGATCCCGCGATCGGTTCATGAGCGAATCGGCCTGCTCCAAAAGACTCACACGATGCTCATGAGCCGGCTGGGCCGACCGCCACATGACGATGAGGTGGCGACGGAGCTGAAGATGTCTCTGGAAGAGCTGGATGAGTTTATTACAAGGGCCAGAGGGGCGGTGATGATCAGCGTGGACGATCTGGGCCTGCATGAACCGGACGGGCACAAAGTGGTCAAGATGTTGGCCGATACGCATACCCCGGATCCTCTTTCTTCATTGGTCAACGAGCGTGAACGGGAATTGATCGCCGAAGCCATTCACATGTTGCCGGAAAAAGAGCGCCTCGTTTTAACGTTGTATTACTACGAGGAGCTCACGATGAAGGAAATCGGAGAGTTGTTGAAAGTCACTGAGTCACGGGTTTGCCAAATCCATACGAAGGCCATCATCCAGCTCAAGGCATATTTGCATAGACCGAGCTGA
- the flgF gene encoding flagellar basal-body rod protein FlgF gives MNRGIYSVLSGALAHERRMQVFANNMANVNTAGFKQDEQAFKAIFPRYQAGVPTGSRTGGLAQQIMARPSGPSERAFVAPHQLKTTFEPGRIRLTGNPLDVAIQGRGFFEVQTPQGPRYTRNGMLSLDNQRRLVTGLGYPLMGTKGEIKIPPGKLDITAQGEIRVDDKAVATIKVMEFQDDNMPQKSSEGLFFSEKGTIDKNPQIQVGHIEESNVNSIGEMVKMLQGMRNYESTQKLIQTLDRMAEVAIQDVGRVL, from the coding sequence ATGAATCGAGGTATTTATTCCGTTCTGTCTGGAGCGCTGGCTCATGAACGGCGAATGCAGGTCTTCGCCAACAATATGGCCAATGTGAATACGGCCGGGTTCAAGCAGGACGAGCAGGCCTTCAAGGCCATATTCCCCCGATACCAAGCGGGCGTTCCCACCGGAAGCCGAACCGGGGGATTGGCTCAACAGATCATGGCCAGACCATCCGGACCATCCGAGCGCGCCTTTGTCGCGCCGCATCAGCTCAAGACCACTTTTGAGCCGGGTCGCATCCGCTTGACCGGCAATCCGCTGGATGTCGCAATTCAAGGACGAGGGTTTTTTGAGGTACAGACGCCACAAGGACCTCGATATACCCGTAACGGCATGCTGTCGTTGGATAATCAACGTCGCTTGGTGACAGGCCTTGGCTATCCGCTGATGGGGACGAAGGGCGAGATCAAGATTCCTCCAGGAAAACTCGATATTACGGCACAGGGCGAGATCAGAGTCGACGATAAGGCTGTGGCGACGATCAAAGTCATGGAATTCCAGGATGACAATATGCCGCAGAAATCATCGGAAGGGTTGTTCTTCTCGGAAAAAGGCACCATCGACAAGAACCCGCAAATTCAGGTCGGACACATCGAAGAGTCCAACGTCAATTCGATCGGCGAGATGGTGAAGATGCTTCAGGGAATGCGCAACTATGAATCGACGCAAAAGCTGATTCAAACGCTTGATCGCATGGCCGAGGTTGCGATTCAAGACGTAGGGCGGGTGCTCTAA
- the flgA gene encoding flagellar basal body P-ring formation chaperone FlgA produces MSRFWLMLIVLLSPGGFDVMTSSAGSSESRSIASSPRGSIHRAADTVADRATVSEVTPDLIRKAVQTYLTDEWGRKVKTVQVTVLEPAEPVMIPGGTVELHVAPNSMEEGLGRRMFHVEAVAHGKARKTIRVVADIAAMIDAVVVTRFLKTDELIDMGDLKTIGLRVHQLNHPFMTDPAEVIGKSASRPLPPDTPLRPAFVKLPLVVKKGDRVLIEARRGGLSIRAYGVTKASGQVGQTVMVANLDSGRELRAKVVAPSLVEVEF; encoded by the coding sequence ATGTCCAGATTCTGGCTGATGCTGATCGTGCTCCTTTCACCCGGAGGCTTCGATGTCATGACGTCAAGCGCGGGGTCGAGCGAGTCCCGGTCGATCGCGTCGTCGCCCCGAGGCTCAATCCATCGGGCAGCCGACACCGTTGCGGATCGAGCGACTGTCAGCGAGGTCACTCCCGATCTGATTCGAAAGGCCGTTCAGACATACTTGACGGACGAGTGGGGTCGCAAGGTGAAGACGGTGCAGGTGACAGTGTTGGAGCCCGCTGAGCCGGTGATGATCCCCGGCGGGACGGTGGAGTTGCACGTCGCTCCCAACTCCATGGAAGAAGGTCTAGGACGGCGGATGTTTCATGTGGAGGCAGTGGCACATGGGAAAGCTCGGAAAACGATCCGGGTTGTGGCCGATATCGCGGCGATGATCGACGCGGTCGTCGTCACCCGCTTTCTGAAGACCGATGAACTGATTGACATGGGCGATCTCAAGACCATCGGACTGCGGGTTCATCAGCTGAACCATCCCTTCATGACTGATCCGGCAGAGGTCATCGGGAAGAGCGCCTCACGGCCTCTTCCGCCGGATACCCCGCTGCGCCCAGCCTTTGTGAAGCTTCCGTTGGTGGTCAAAAAGGGTGATCGAGTCCTGATCGAAGCGCGGCGCGGGGGGCTGTCGATTCGAGCCTATGGCGTGACGAAGGCGAGCGGACAGGTCGGACAGACCGTCATGGTCGCCAATCTGGATTCCGGAAGGGAGCTGAGAGCCAAAGTGGTGGCTCCGAGTCTCGTTGAGGTGGAGTTCTAA
- the flhF gene encoding flagellar biosynthesis protein FlhF: protein MKVKTFHALTMQDAMRAIKEELGPDAIILSAKEVREGGRVLRAFNRPVLEVMAASDQDVSRPLPPAEQVPQGAAPRKPSDAEAKSAPNFQQTLQGVLKPNGKTMPPPVGRSVSVKPSRMTMKPNRRRQLHAVVNELGRLLEDLSRDDVRSIESQPVSMLVWLRRSLIAQGISASTVDVLVNEVCKTGQGAGPDDDESVRHALRREIATRVRTSEPVLQGEGFPSIGLLIGPSGAGKTAAAAKLASYYRLEQRRSVALITFNTSRETAVEQLRRYARVVGVPFACAVSARQVHEGLRRHRQVDLVLIDMPGIGSNDLILADELRRLLPQEAVTTHLVFPASIREQELCRITTRLSDLPQLRLLFTKLDETESFGTIFEVAHQTGVPLSYWSTGRRVPGDLEVASSERLAALLTTERSDRSQGRLNRAGRSSDATPALMEAAIHHG from the coding sequence ATGAAGGTCAAGACATTTCACGCGCTGACCATGCAGGACGCCATGCGCGCCATCAAGGAAGAACTGGGGCCGGACGCCATTATCTTGTCAGCCAAAGAAGTGCGTGAGGGCGGGCGAGTCTTACGAGCGTTCAATCGACCGGTCTTGGAAGTGATGGCCGCATCGGATCAAGACGTCTCACGCCCCCTTCCGCCGGCTGAACAAGTTCCACAGGGTGCCGCGCCCAGGAAGCCGTCCGATGCAGAGGCGAAGTCTGCGCCGAACTTTCAACAGACTCTGCAAGGAGTGTTGAAGCCCAACGGGAAGACGATGCCACCGCCCGTCGGTCGGTCCGTCTCGGTGAAGCCGTCTCGAATGACGATGAAACCGAATCGGCGGCGACAGCTGCATGCCGTGGTGAATGAATTAGGCCGCCTCTTGGAGGATTTGTCGCGGGACGACGTCCGGTCCATCGAAAGTCAACCGGTGTCGATGCTGGTTTGGCTGCGCCGCTCGCTTATCGCGCAGGGGATCAGTGCTTCCACTGTGGATGTGTTGGTGAACGAGGTGTGCAAGACCGGACAAGGCGCCGGTCCGGATGACGATGAGTCGGTTCGGCATGCGCTCCGGCGTGAAATCGCGACTCGGGTACGAACGAGCGAGCCGGTCTTGCAGGGAGAGGGATTTCCCTCCATCGGTCTCCTGATCGGACCCAGCGGAGCCGGCAAGACCGCGGCTGCGGCCAAACTGGCGTCCTATTATCGCCTCGAACAACGGAGATCCGTCGCCCTCATTACCTTTAATACCTCTCGGGAAACCGCGGTGGAGCAGCTGCGTCGGTATGCCAGGGTCGTAGGGGTGCCGTTTGCTTGTGCCGTGTCGGCTCGGCAGGTCCATGAAGGGCTTCGTCGCCATAGGCAGGTCGATCTGGTGTTGATCGACATGCCGGGGATTGGATCGAACGACTTGATCTTGGCCGACGAACTCCGGCGGCTTCTCCCGCAGGAGGCCGTGACGACTCATCTGGTGTTTCCGGCTTCCATCAGGGAGCAGGAGCTCTGTCGGATCACGACACGCCTCAGTGATCTCCCGCAGCTCCGTCTGCTGTTCACCAAACTCGACGAAACGGAATCGTTCGGCACCATCTTTGAAGTCGCGCATCAAACCGGTGTGCCGCTGTCCTATTGGAGCACCGGACGGCGAGTTCCCGGCGATCTCGAGGTTGCCTCCTCTGAACGTTTGGCGGCGTTGTTGACGACGGAACGTTCTGATCGTTCTCAGGGGCGTCTCAATCGGGCAGGTCGATCATCAGACGCGACTCCCGCGTTAATGGAAGCAGCAATTCACCATGGATAA
- a CDS encoding MinD/ParA family protein: MSEDLSRRGGAPTHVIAVSSGKGGVGKSNVVANLAVALTKLGKRVLILDADLGLGNLDVLLGLVPRHTIEDVLVGTHTIDQIVLDGPAGIHVIPASSGVARLTALTEAQQVMIQEQLAQLTSEMDVLLIDTGAGISPNVTFFASASDETMIVVSPEPTSLTDAYALIKVLARQYRERRFKVLVNQAKSPREAAEVFGKLDVAVDHFLHVAVELVGVIPYDDYVHLAVMQQKALSEIFPDAPAAQAFKRLAQQVLQWPRPGLPKSSIQLVWQRAATPASN; encoded by the coding sequence ATGTCGGAGGATCTGAGTCGTCGAGGCGGCGCGCCCACCCATGTCATCGCGGTTTCCAGCGGCAAGGGAGGAGTCGGAAAGTCCAATGTGGTTGCGAACCTTGCCGTTGCGCTCACGAAGCTCGGCAAGCGGGTGCTGATTTTGGATGCCGACCTCGGGTTAGGCAACCTCGATGTGCTCCTGGGGCTGGTTCCACGGCATACCATCGAAGATGTTTTGGTGGGCACCCATACGATCGACCAGATTGTCCTCGACGGCCCGGCGGGCATTCATGTCATTCCGGCCAGCTCCGGTGTCGCGCGTCTGACGGCGCTGACGGAAGCCCAACAGGTCATGATCCAGGAACAGTTGGCTCAGCTCACGTCGGAGATGGATGTGCTTTTGATCGATACCGGCGCGGGAATTTCACCGAACGTCACCTTTTTTGCCTCGGCGTCGGATGAGACGATGATCGTCGTCTCGCCGGAGCCGACATCGCTTACGGATGCCTATGCCCTGATCAAAGTCTTGGCCCGCCAGTATCGGGAACGCCGGTTCAAAGTGCTGGTGAATCAAGCCAAGAGCCCCCGTGAAGCCGCGGAAGTGTTCGGCAAGTTGGATGTGGCGGTGGATCATTTTCTGCATGTGGCCGTCGAATTAGTCGGGGTCATTCCCTATGACGACTATGTGCATTTGGCCGTCATGCAGCAGAAGGCGCTCTCTGAGATATTCCCGGATGCGCCGGCCGCCCAAGCGTTCAAGCGATTGGCGCAGCAAGTCCTTCAATGGCCGAGGCCGGGTCTCCCCAAAAGTTCCATACAGCTTGTTTGGCAACGAGCGGCGACGCCCGCCAGTAACTGA
- a CDS encoding diguanylate cyclase domain-containing protein — translation MAWIEPTPADSRSVVDVLSVRLVVGWMGLCVAAGFSVVGFLYWPYAQDLARRELDRVPSAYDGVTGLPTRRLFLVLLKQALSRAETTKRRVAVLVCSLEQFRPLSTASAAPNMTLVVRVQAARIKSALQPHDVVARLNEYTFAVIVDNLASQDDARVSAEKIQSAIALPLLIEGQELLMSCRIGGIVGPQQGTDAESLLEAGSDVFENGRSHAEGSTLIVAAPQPWLTGHETSSFPPASDRHAASLTSHC, via the coding sequence ATGGCGTGGATAGAGCCAACACCGGCCGATTCTAGAAGTGTGGTCGACGTCCTCTCCGTACGGCTTGTCGTGGGATGGATGGGTCTTTGTGTCGCGGCTGGATTCAGCGTGGTGGGATTTTTGTATTGGCCGTATGCTCAGGACCTTGCGCGGCGCGAGCTTGATCGTGTGCCGTCGGCCTATGACGGTGTGACTGGTCTTCCCACTCGACGACTGTTTCTTGTCCTTCTCAAGCAGGCGTTGAGCAGGGCTGAGACGACCAAACGGCGCGTAGCGGTCTTGGTATGTAGCTTAGAACAGTTTCGTCCGTTGTCCACCGCTTCGGCCGCTCCGAATATGACCCTGGTCGTGCGAGTGCAAGCGGCTCGAATCAAGAGTGCGCTGCAGCCTCACGATGTGGTGGCGCGCCTGAATGAGTATACCTTCGCCGTGATCGTCGACAATCTCGCGTCACAGGATGACGCCCGAGTGAGCGCCGAGAAAATTCAGAGCGCCATCGCACTCCCCCTCCTGATCGAAGGCCAGGAGTTGCTGATGTCTTGCCGGATTGGGGGAATCGTGGGGCCGCAACAGGGGACTGACGCCGAGTCACTTCTTGAGGCTGGATCGGATGTCTTTGAGAATGGTCGATCACACGCAGAGGGGAGCACACTGATCGTGGCTGCTCCCCAGCCATGGTTGACCGGACATGAGACGAGCTCCTTTCCCCCGGCTTCCGATCGGCACGCGGCGTCCCTCACCAGTCATTGCTAG
- the flgG gene encoding flagellar basal-body rod protein FlgG, whose translation MIRAMWTAATGMTAQQINVDTVAHNLANVNTNSFKRSRAEFADLLYQIQRLPGTNASNVGVFPVGIQVGAGVRPTTVAKEWLQGNMRQTNNETDLAIDGPGFFQVSRPDGTIMYTRNGSFKRDNVGNLVTGDGDLLNPVITIPSGALKMDIGQDGTVSVLLPGVTQASQVGQIQLTRFDNPSGLVAMGGNLFIDSFASGPPTQGTGGFTTGFGTIQQGFLESSNVNLAEEMVNMIIAQRSYEINSKTIQASDEMMAIANNLRR comes from the coding sequence ATGATCAGAGCCATGTGGACCGCGGCGACCGGAATGACGGCTCAGCAGATCAACGTCGACACCGTCGCGCACAACCTTGCCAACGTCAACACCAACTCCTTCAAACGCAGCCGGGCTGAGTTTGCGGACCTGCTGTATCAGATTCAACGACTCCCGGGCACGAACGCATCCAACGTGGGAGTGTTTCCGGTCGGCATCCAGGTAGGAGCCGGGGTTCGACCGACGACGGTCGCTAAAGAATGGTTGCAAGGGAACATGCGTCAAACGAACAACGAAACAGACCTGGCGATCGATGGGCCTGGATTTTTCCAAGTGTCCCGCCCCGATGGGACGATCATGTATACCCGAAACGGCTCGTTTAAGCGTGACAATGTGGGTAATCTCGTGACCGGCGACGGCGATCTCCTCAATCCCGTGATTACGATCCCGTCCGGCGCGCTCAAGATGGATATCGGGCAGGACGGCACGGTCTCGGTGTTGCTGCCGGGCGTCACACAGGCGTCGCAAGTGGGGCAAATCCAATTGACACGGTTCGACAATCCTTCCGGCTTGGTCGCGATGGGAGGCAATCTCTTTATCGACAGTTTTGCATCCGGGCCTCCGACGCAAGGGACAGGCGGCTTCACGACCGGATTCGGAACGATCCAGCAGGGTTTCTTGGAGAGTTCGAATGTCAACCTCGCTGAAGAAATGGTCAACATGATCATTGCGCAGCGGAGTTACGAGATCAACTCCAAGACGATTCAGGCTTCCGACGAAATGATGGCCATTGCGAACAATCTCAGACGATAA